In Phormidium yuhuli AB48, one genomic interval encodes:
- a CDS encoding adenylate/guanylate cyclase domain-containing protein: protein MTSASPNTSVSHTDATIDVTPHGQDGRRASSPHQDSPNSSSGALTTTKGSFGAFLAPLNRDKFTDVVRGVEDKLRVVNQTLGMLDSLLDSQGFDSILDEMLRSIALKTGELLHADRTTIFLLDEEKNELFTLIAKDEKGNALEIRFPATVGIAGEAATGKKVVNIPYDFYDDPRSETAKKFDKKNNYRTYTMLTMPLLNEETQDLVAVVQLINKIQPDLDQPETPLDQKIDPVGFTSDDEQVFREFAPSIRLILESSKSFYAATQKQRAASALMSAVNSLSKSSLDLEDTLNRVMSEAKNLMNADRSTLWLIDEEKGELWTKIPGVGELRIPRNAGFAGMVAESGEPLLIPFDIYDDPRSETSKKTDQKTRYRTCSMLCMPVFNSDDELIGVTQLINKKKQGEYPDYDPEDWPQPPEQWKASFNRTDQEFMQAFNIQAGVALQNAKLFETVKQQEQRQKDILRSLTNGVISTDRQGDIVAANECAKTLLGFEEEAIIEGLNLRQMITLREGKFSEWFEAALHPQDEKDRQQYYPNQILEIETAVTGQSVNLTINSMPDVTDPKKVNGALVVLEDISDEMEVKNLMYKYMTPEVAEALLASGDTGLGGKRKHVSVLFSDIRSYTTLTEKLQPEEVVLMLNEYFEEMVDAVFQYGGTLDKYIGDALMAVFGSPAPLENCEWCAIQSAILMRYRLEEFNQKRINEGKLAIQIGIGIHSDSVVSGNIGSSKRMELTSIGDGVNLASRLEGTSKQYGVDLVISEQTYLPNADRIVVRELDFITVKGKTRPVKIYELVGIREGDLARPISEVQQQIIDLYYEGRRHYLQPALEKLSMEEMMPLLEELEDLSDEAVQEVSFDGDKLLRDLLGTLSRSELLEVLGEETLKRLLVTENLDELSDADLHRLLPFKLKQITPRVRKKLWLAKVQQFTGFPEVRQMLEEEGLELSGAKLQKLVDLARPPYQAKSKQSFHQAREAFEQVLALDSKNKAAKLHVERCMLFEQQPPSEDWDGVWKLTDK from the coding sequence ATGACATCAGCATCTCCTAACACTTCCGTCTCTCACACCGACGCGACTATCGATGTCACGCCTCACGGTCAGGATGGCCGTCGTGCATCCTCTCCCCATCAGGACTCCCCCAACAGTAGCAGCGGCGCCTTGACCACCACCAAGGGCAGTTTTGGCGCCTTCCTTGCCCCCTTGAACCGAGATAAGTTCACCGACGTGGTGCGGGGGGTTGAAGATAAACTGCGGGTGGTCAATCAGACCCTAGGGATGCTCGATAGTTTACTCGACAGTCAGGGGTTCGATTCCATCCTCGATGAGATGTTGCGCTCCATTGCCCTCAAAACGGGGGAACTGTTGCACGCGGATCGCACCACAATTTTTCTCCTAGATGAGGAAAAAAACGAACTATTTACCCTGATTGCCAAAGACGAAAAAGGGAATGCTTTAGAAATTCGTTTTCCGGCCACAGTGGGAATTGCTGGGGAAGCTGCCACGGGTAAAAAAGTGGTGAATATCCCCTATGACTTCTACGACGATCCCCGCTCAGAAACAGCTAAAAAGTTCGATAAAAAGAATAACTATCGAACCTACACCATGTTGACGATGCCCCTGCTCAATGAGGAAACTCAGGACTTGGTGGCGGTGGTGCAACTGATCAATAAAATACAGCCGGATCTCGACCAGCCCGAAACTCCCCTCGATCAGAAAATTGATCCAGTGGGCTTTACCTCAGACGATGAACAGGTCTTTCGGGAGTTTGCTCCCTCCATTCGCCTGATTCTTGAATCCTCTAAGTCCTTCTACGCCGCTACCCAAAAACAACGGGCCGCCTCAGCCTTAATGAGTGCTGTCAACTCTCTGAGTAAGAGTAGTCTAGATCTTGAAGACACTCTCAATCGAGTGATGAGTGAGGCCAAAAACCTCATGAATGCCGATCGCTCTACCCTCTGGCTCATTGACGAGGAAAAAGGGGAACTCTGGACAAAAATTCCTGGAGTCGGAGAACTGCGGATTCCTCGCAATGCGGGTTTTGCGGGGATGGTGGCGGAGTCTGGGGAACCCTTGTTAATTCCCTTTGATATCTATGATGATCCGCGATCGGAAACCTCGAAAAAAACAGACCAAAAAACTCGCTACCGCACCTGTAGTATGCTCTGTATGCCGGTGTTTAACTCCGACGATGAACTGATTGGGGTGACGCAACTGATTAACAAGAAAAAACAAGGCGAATATCCAGATTACGATCCTGAAGATTGGCCCCAACCTCCAGAACAGTGGAAAGCCAGTTTTAACCGCACGGATCAGGAGTTCATGCAGGCGTTCAATATTCAGGCTGGGGTCGCGCTACAAAACGCGAAACTGTTTGAAACGGTCAAACAACAAGAACAGCGACAAAAAGATATTCTCCGGAGCTTGACAAACGGAGTCATTTCAACGGATCGTCAGGGGGATATCGTGGCGGCTAATGAATGTGCGAAGACCCTGTTAGGCTTTGAAGAAGAGGCGATTATCGAAGGCTTGAATCTCAGGCAGATGATTACCCTGCGAGAAGGGAAGTTTTCAGAATGGTTTGAAGCCGCTCTACATCCGCAAGATGAGAAAGACCGCCAACAATACTATCCTAACCAAATTTTAGAAATTGAAACGGCGGTCACGGGGCAAAGTGTTAACTTAACGATTAACTCGATGCCCGATGTGACAGACCCGAAAAAAGTAAATGGGGCCTTGGTGGTTCTAGAGGATATCAGCGACGAAATGGAAGTCAAGAACTTGATGTATAAGTACATGACTCCGGAAGTGGCAGAGGCGCTGCTAGCCAGTGGGGATACGGGGCTCGGCGGAAAGCGGAAACATGTCTCGGTTCTCTTTTCCGATATCCGCAGTTACACCACTTTAACGGAGAAATTACAGCCAGAAGAAGTGGTGTTAATGCTCAATGAGTATTTCGAGGAAATGGTGGATGCGGTCTTCCAATATGGGGGAACCCTCGATAAATACATTGGGGATGCTCTGATGGCCGTGTTTGGCTCTCCGGCACCCTTGGAGAACTGTGAATGGTGTGCGATTCAGTCGGCTATTTTGATGCGTTACCGCTTGGAGGAGTTTAACCAGAAACGCATCAATGAAGGCAAGTTAGCAATTCAAATTGGAATTGGCATCCATTCCGATAGTGTGGTGAGTGGAAACATTGGCTCTAGCAAACGGATGGAACTGACTTCAATTGGGGATGGGGTGAACTTAGCCTCGCGTTTGGAGGGAACCAGTAAACAATATGGGGTGGATTTGGTGATTAGTGAGCAAACTTATTTACCCAATGCCGATCGGATTGTTGTGCGGGAGTTGGACTTCATTACCGTGAAAGGAAAAACCCGCCCGGTCAAGATTTATGAGCTCGTTGGGATTCGGGAGGGAGACCTGGCTCGCCCGATTTCTGAGGTTCAGCAGCAGATTATTGACCTTTACTATGAAGGTCGCCGCCATTATCTACAACCGGCCTTGGAGAAGCTGTCTATGGAGGAGATGATGCCGTTACTGGAGGAGTTGGAGGACTTGTCTGATGAGGCGGTGCAAGAGGTTTCCTTTGATGGGGATAAACTCTTACGAGACCTCTTAGGGACCTTGTCTCGGTCGGAGTTACTGGAGGTGCTGGGAGAGGAAACGCTCAAGCGTCTGTTGGTGACGGAGAATCTGGATGAGTTATCGGATGCGGACTTGCACCGTTTGCTCCCCTTTAAGCTCAAACAGATTACCCCCCGGGTTCGTAAAAAGCTGTGGCTGGCGAAGGTGCAGCAGTTTACAGGCTTCCCGGAAGTGCGACAGATGCTGGAGGAAGAGGGGTTGGAACTGTCTGGGGCTAAGCTTCAGAAACTGGTAGACTTGGCTCGTCCTCCGTATCAAGCGAAGTCGAAGCAGTCGTTCCATCAAGCCCGTGAGGCCTTTGAACAGGTCTTAGCCTTGGATAGTAAGAACAAGGCGGCCAAACTGCATGTGGAACGGTGTATGTTGTTTGAACAACAACCGCCGAGTGAGGATTGGGATGGTGTCTGGAAACTCACAGATAAGTAG
- a CDS encoding YcjF family protein: MPLSRLLTLIAGVVVILAMTIWLITSLNWLYSQIAWSASPFLANLLLLLLIILLAVLIGGLVYYLRLLWLPSPSRNRSTRPPVKVPENKSDAASVNLKAVRSQVEQIQDEVARQALRARSQAIESNLSQGNLQVVVFGTGSAGKSSVVNAILGRVVGRVSAPMGTTTVGETYTLNLPGLEREILITDTPGILESGIEGNERGEVARQWATEADLLLFVVDNDLRQSEYEPLQVLAEIGKRSIVAFNKADLYGEGDREVILARLRARLRGIVPPSDIVAISANPPVVRLTTGEAFTPDPEIMPLIRRIVAVLRAEGEDLLADNILLQSQRLGEEARRLLDGQRRRQAMKIVDRYQWIGAGAIAITPLPGVDLLATAAVNAQMVVELGKVYGCELNLERGRELALSLGKTLASLGIVKGVVQLVATGLQFHIGTLVIGKAIQGVSAAYLTRIAGKSFIEYFRQDGDWGDGGITEVVQRQFELTQKEEFVKAFIKDAVTRVVEPLQLQRNDSPPAEKEPIWQPRDIPANPIPAPPPANREDWGSPPPVDDGW; encoded by the coding sequence TGATTATTCTGTTGGCGGTTCTGATTGGGGGGTTGGTGTATTATTTGCGGCTGTTGTGGCTTCCCTCTCCGTCAAGGAATCGTTCGACGCGGCCGCCGGTGAAGGTTCCTGAGAACAAGAGTGATGCGGCGTCGGTGAATCTCAAGGCGGTGCGATCGCAGGTTGAGCAAATCCAGGATGAGGTGGCGCGACAGGCTCTGCGGGCGCGATCGCAGGCGATTGAGTCGAATCTCTCTCAGGGTAACTTACAAGTGGTGGTCTTCGGCACCGGCTCGGCAGGGAAATCCTCCGTTGTCAATGCCATTTTAGGGCGAGTGGTGGGGCGAGTGAGTGCGCCGATGGGGACGACGACGGTGGGGGAAACCTATACGCTGAATCTACCGGGATTGGAACGGGAGATTTTGATTACGGATACTCCGGGAATCTTGGAATCGGGAATTGAGGGGAATGAACGGGGGGAGGTGGCTCGCCAATGGGCCACGGAGGCGGATTTGTTGTTGTTTGTGGTGGACAATGACTTGCGCCAGTCGGAATATGAACCGTTGCAGGTTCTGGCGGAGATTGGTAAACGCTCGATTGTGGCTTTTAATAAGGCGGATTTGTATGGGGAGGGCGATCGCGAGGTGATTTTAGCCCGCTTGCGGGCCCGCTTACGGGGAATTGTCCCCCCCAGTGACATTGTGGCGATTTCCGCGAACCCCCCGGTGGTGCGTCTCACCACTGGCGAGGCCTTTACTCCAGACCCTGAAATTATGCCTCTAATTCGTCGTATTGTGGCGGTATTGCGGGCGGAAGGGGAGGATTTACTGGCGGATAATATCTTGCTGCAATCCCAACGGTTGGGGGAGGAGGCCCGCCGTTTGTTGGATGGACAGCGGCGACGTCAGGCGATGAAAATTGTCGATCGCTATCAGTGGATTGGCGCGGGGGCGATCGCCATTACGCCACTTCCCGGAGTTGATTTATTAGCCACCGCCGCCGTAAATGCCCAAATGGTGGTGGAGTTAGGTAAAGTTTATGGCTGTGAATTGAACTTAGAACGGGGACGGGAGTTAGCCCTCTCGTTAGGTAAAACCCTCGCCAGTTTAGGGATTGTCAAAGGAGTCGTCCAACTGGTAGCCACGGGGTTACAGTTTCATATTGGAACCTTAGTCATTGGCAAAGCCATTCAAGGGGTGAGTGCGGCTTATCTAACACGCATTGCTGGGAAGAGTTTTATTGAGTATTTCCGCCAAGATGGGGATTGGGGAGATGGGGGGATTACGGAGGTCGTGCAACGTCAGTTTGAATTAACACAAAAAGAAGAATTTGTCAAGGCATTTATCAAAGATGCCGTCACGCGAGTGGTGGAACCCCTGCAACTGCAACGAAACGACTCCCCCCCAGCAGAAAAGGAACCCATCTGGCAACCGAGAGACATCCCCGCCAATCCCATCCCGGCCCCACCGCCGGCCAATAGAGAGGATTGGGGGTCGCCTCCTCCCGTGGATGATGGCTGGTAA
- the gloA gene encoding lactoylglutathione lyase codes for MRLLHTMLRVGNLEESLKFYCDVLGMKLLRQKDYPGGEFTLAFVGYGDEADHTVIELTYNWGVDSYDIGDGYGHIALGVDDIYQTCDAIQQRGGKVVREPGPMKHGSTVIAFVEDPTGYKIELIQLGTQGSTQDAKEMAGRSA; via the coding sequence ATGCGACTACTACACACCATGCTACGGGTTGGCAACTTGGAGGAGTCCCTCAAGTTCTACTGCGATGTCTTGGGAATGAAACTCCTACGCCAGAAAGACTATCCCGGTGGCGAGTTCACCCTGGCTTTCGTTGGCTATGGCGATGAAGCGGACCATACGGTGATTGAGCTAACCTACAACTGGGGCGTCGACAGCTATGATATCGGCGACGGCTATGGCCATATTGCCCTGGGGGTGGATGATATCTACCAAACCTGTGATGCCATCCAACAACGGGGTGGTAAGGTGGTTCGTGAACCGGGGCCAATGAAACATGGCTCGACGGTGATTGCCTTCGTTGAAGACCCCACTGGCTATAAGATTGAGCTGATTCAACTGGGCACTCAGGGTTCGACTCAGGATGCCAAGGAAATGGCAGGCCGGTCGGCCTAG
- a CDS encoding leucine-rich repeat domain-containing protein, whose protein sequence is MLTFSVRSQFGLLVGLVALVVSPQEGLAQSPEESLEAFEALCQSQQLDGEAQQTLNALLAVAQTQDCTQAAQVLAKTNDLNLSVQDLSDLSPLRSLAHLTRLDLSINAIADISPLAEFSRLQILLLSRNQIGDIAPLRELPLQQLNLDSNRISDLSALADNQTLTILTARDNDIDNLSPLENFPIVTSLFLDGNRIQDVSPLANLSSLQGIDLSRNQVSDVRPLTGLDRLEWIALSDNQITDVSPFTALPDLYELDLSGNQIQDLSPLAQMSNMRELFLGRNQITDVSPLGELMQLNALFLEDNQIADISPLGSLGTLNRLTLMNNPLDTTTCPIEPEQACRF, encoded by the coding sequence ATGTTGACATTCTCAGTGCGATCGCAGTTCGGTCTGCTAGTGGGCCTGGTTGCCCTGGTTGTAAGTCCTCAAGAGGGACTGGCTCAATCTCCAGAGGAGTCCCTGGAGGCGTTTGAGGCCCTATGTCAGTCACAACAGCTTGATGGGGAGGCTCAACAGACTCTCAATGCTCTGTTGGCGGTGGCTCAGACGCAGGATTGTACCCAGGCGGCTCAGGTGTTGGCGAAAACCAACGACCTGAACTTGAGTGTGCAGGACCTCTCGGATTTGTCCCCTCTCAGGAGTTTGGCTCACCTGACTCGTTTAGATCTCAGTATCAATGCGATCGCCGATATTTCCCCCCTCGCGGAGTTCAGCCGCCTACAAATCTTACTCCTATCGAGAAATCAGATTGGGGATATTGCACCTCTAAGGGAGCTGCCGTTGCAGCAACTGAATCTCGATAGTAATCGCATTTCTGATCTATCTGCTTTAGCGGATAATCAGACCCTCACCATCTTGACGGCTCGCGATAATGACATCGATAACCTAAGCCCCCTGGAAAACTTCCCCATCGTCACCTCTTTATTCCTAGATGGAAACCGCATTCAGGATGTGTCCCCTCTAGCCAACCTCTCTAGCCTCCAGGGTATCGATCTCAGCCGCAACCAAGTGTCTGATGTACGTCCTCTGACAGGGTTAGACCGGCTAGAGTGGATTGCTCTGAGCGACAATCAAATTACCGATGTCTCTCCGTTTACCGCCTTACCCGATTTGTATGAGTTGGATTTAAGCGGCAATCAAATTCAGGACTTGAGTCCTCTGGCGCAGATGTCAAATATGCGGGAGTTATTTCTCGGCCGCAACCAAATTACCGATGTTAGTCCCCTCGGAGAACTGATGCAACTGAACGCCTTGTTCTTGGAAGACAACCAAATTGCCGATATCAGCCCTCTCGGGAGTCTGGGAACGCTCAATCGCTTGACCTTAATGAATAATCCCCTGGACACCACCACTTGTCCCATTGAGCCGGAACAGGCCTGTCGCTTTTGA
- a CDS encoding amino acid adenylation domain-containing protein translates to MTSSTPPLNNNLPDPTQPLQATWVGSVIDRFSQQVIRVPDHVALIEGNRKWSYQELHQLSEQLAQQLQNQGLRYQDTIAIYASRSADLVIALLGILKIGASFTILDSAYPVSRLQYCCQLSDIKGLIHLSCAGDLPQELKNFVQETKISYVSLPHPPNQDFQQEIDTHHCQPYPSIDADDKAYIAFTSGSTGQPKGIIGSHRPLSHFIDWHCHQFGLREQDRFSLLSGLSHDPLLRDIFTPLWLGATLVIPEQQTIETRGKLTQWMQQQAITVVHLTPAMGMLLAEGITSSSNSALVPSLRYLFWGGDCLTDADIKRSHNLNDDVTNVNFYGATETPQAMGYYIVPKAGDLSSQKIPIGQGIDGVQLLVVTSSGSLAGLEEAGEICIRTPYLALGYLKDDALTQKKFVQNFFSHGSDVSQDDRIYKTGDLGRYRADGNVEILGRIDNQVKVRGFRVELREIESVLADYCDIQDAVVLVRDHELKQGELNQSLIAYCLPEHNSSFETSQLREFLNEKLPYYMIPQGFVAVSEWPLTPNGKIDKLALAQLDISREMSNTYKAPQDELEQQLVRIWEACLNQKKIGVKDNFFDLGGHSLLAISLCSEVEKCLNRSVPISVLFQHPTIEAFANTLRDETGELAGSSIISIQPNGSKPPIFGIHVLGKGLNYYRPLAKYLGNNQPLYGVTWDLLRDPEGMSKGIKELAAIYIEDIKTIQPHGPYYFLGVSIGGRVAFEMAYQLEKKGEAVALIGLLDTTARTGVKHLPPSSRVSGHWQKFQAEGLGYVIRKLKSRFGRIKYRFKAIRAQLYQRLGQPVPNDLKMIASLETNIKIKKQHFPQPYQGRVTLFRAKDRKAEVGTEIDPYYGWREIAVGGLDIYDIPGDHLLMLQDPNVPVLAEKITELIEKSQKSQD, encoded by the coding sequence ATGACATCATCCACCCCTCCTTTAAACAATAATTTACCCGATCCAACGCAGCCTTTACAAGCTACCTGGGTTGGATCAGTCATCGATAGGTTTTCCCAGCAAGTGATACGGGTTCCTGACCATGTAGCTTTGATTGAGGGTAACAGGAAGTGGTCTTATCAGGAGCTACATCAGTTATCAGAGCAACTGGCTCAGCAGTTGCAAAACCAAGGACTTCGTTACCAAGATACAATTGCCATTTATGCGAGTCGTAGTGCGGACTTGGTTATCGCGTTACTGGGGATTCTTAAAATCGGTGCAAGTTTTACAATTTTAGATTCAGCTTACCCCGTGTCTCGTTTACAGTATTGTTGTCAGTTGAGTGACATAAAGGGACTGATTCATCTCAGTTGTGCCGGAGACTTGCCACAAGAACTTAAGAATTTTGTGCAGGAGACAAAAATTTCCTATGTTTCTCTACCCCATCCTCCCAATCAAGACTTCCAACAGGAGATAGACACTCATCATTGCCAACCTTACCCATCCATTGATGCTGATGATAAAGCCTATATTGCGTTTACATCTGGTTCAACAGGTCAACCGAAGGGAATTATTGGCAGTCATCGACCACTATCTCATTTCATTGATTGGCATTGCCATCAGTTTGGCTTAAGGGAACAAGACCGATTTTCGCTTCTCTCGGGCCTCAGTCATGACCCCCTACTGCGAGATATCTTCACCCCCCTTTGGTTGGGAGCCACCCTGGTCATTCCCGAACAGCAGACCATCGAAACCCGTGGGAAACTCACTCAATGGATGCAACAACAGGCCATTACCGTCGTACATCTGACGCCGGCCATGGGGATGCTTTTGGCTGAAGGCATAACATCTTCATCTAACTCAGCTTTAGTGCCTAGCTTACGCTATCTGTTTTGGGGTGGAGATTGTTTAACCGATGCAGATATTAAACGCAGTCACAATTTGAACGATGACGTGACTAATGTGAATTTTTACGGTGCAACAGAAACCCCCCAAGCAATGGGGTATTACATTGTACCTAAAGCGGGAGATTTATCCTCTCAAAAAATTCCCATTGGACAGGGTATTGATGGGGTTCAGCTTTTAGTGGTCACCTCAAGTGGCTCTTTAGCTGGATTAGAAGAAGCTGGTGAAATTTGTATCCGAACCCCCTATCTCGCTCTCGGGTATCTAAAGGATGATGCTTTGACTCAGAAAAAGTTTGTTCAAAATTTCTTTAGCCATGGGTCTGATGTCTCTCAAGACGATAGAATTTATAAAACCGGTGATTTAGGTCGCTATCGAGCGGATGGTAATGTTGAGATTCTAGGTCGCATTGACAACCAGGTTAAGGTGCGAGGATTTCGCGTTGAGTTACGTGAAATTGAGTCCGTCCTGGCGGACTATTGCGATATTCAGGACGCGGTTGTTTTAGTTCGAGACCATGAACTGAAACAAGGAGAATTAAACCAATCTCTGATTGCCTACTGTTTGCCCGAACATAACTCGTCTTTTGAAACGTCTCAACTTCGAGAGTTTTTAAACGAAAAATTACCTTATTACATGATTCCTCAAGGGTTTGTGGCGGTTTCTGAATGGCCCTTAACGCCCAATGGAAAAATCGATAAACTAGCCCTAGCTCAGTTAGACATCTCCAGGGAAATGAGCAACACCTATAAGGCACCTCAAGATGAGTTGGAACAACAGCTAGTCAGGATTTGGGAAGCCTGCTTAAACCAGAAAAAAATCGGAGTCAAAGATAATTTTTTCGACCTCGGTGGACATTCTTTATTGGCGATTTCTCTATGCTCTGAAGTTGAAAAATGCTTAAATCGTTCTGTCCCTATTTCAGTTTTGTTTCAACATCCAACCATTGAAGCATTTGCCAACACTTTACGGGATGAAACGGGAGAATTAGCGGGTTCGTCAATTATTTCAATCCAGCCGAATGGCAGTAAACCTCCAATTTTTGGGATTCATGTTTTAGGTAAAGGGCTCAACTACTATCGCCCTCTAGCGAAGTATCTCGGAAATAATCAGCCGCTCTACGGGGTAACTTGGGATTTGTTACGTGACCCGGAAGGAATGTCTAAGGGAATCAAAGAACTCGCAGCCATTTATATTGAAGATATCAAAACAATTCAGCCCCACGGACCTTACTACTTTTTGGGAGTTTCCATTGGTGGACGAGTTGCTTTTGAAATGGCTTATCAGTTAGAAAAAAAGGGTGAAGCTGTTGCCTTAATAGGTCTGCTGGATACAACGGCCCGAACAGGGGTTAAACATTTGCCACCCTCGTCTCGTGTCTCGGGTCATTGGCAAAAATTTCAGGCAGAAGGATTGGGGTATGTGATTCGCAAGCTTAAATCTAGGTTCGGACGGATTAAATATCGATTCAAAGCCATTCGCGCACAACTTTACCAACGTCTAGGGCAACCTGTTCCTAATGATTTGAAAATGATTGCTAGCCTAGAGACTAACATTAAGATTAAAAAACAACATTTCCCCCAACCTTATCAAGGGAGAGTGACCCTATTTCGGGCCAAAGACCGTAAAGCCGAAGTTGGTACCGAAATTGACCCTTACTATGGTTGGCGCGAGATTGCGGTGGGAGGCTTAGATATTTATGATATTCCCGGAGACCACTTGCTCATGTTGCAAGACCCTAATGTCCCAGTCCTGGCGGAGAAAATTACAGAACTGATTGAGAAATCCCAGAAATCCCAAGACTAA